The following DNA comes from Brassica oleracea var. oleracea cultivar TO1000 chromosome C5, BOL, whole genome shotgun sequence.
TTTCTTCTTTTGCTTGCTTTCTTCAGAGTAAAAATAATATTTTGTACATATATTTTTAAGAAAATTTAGAGTCCTTAAAATTGTTTTTGTTCTGTAGCTTCAAATTAGCCCAAAAAAGCAGTAATGTGTCATTATCAGATCTGTTGTTTGTTGGCTCTTGCTTTTTATTAACATTCTTAGTTTATTTAGCTGCTGATGAAAAACATTCAAGACTCTTTTATCTTTTTGGGACTAGAGTCTCTCTTGTGTTGTGCGTTGCTGCTATTATTGTGTGTTCTGAGAGGTTGATTTTGTATGTTAAGGCGATTCCGTTGGCCTTCAACGAATACTTTCCGGATCCATTGCCAAATACAGTGGAGCTCCTAGACTACTATGGGAGATCCTGGACGATTAGGATGAAGAAGAGAGGAGAGACGGTGTTTTTAACTGTTGGTTGGGAAAACTTTGTAAAGGATAACGAGCTTGAAGACGGTAAGATGATGGAATTCATCTATGACTGCGACCGGACCTTTTATGTTGTCATATTTGGTCATGGCGGGGTTAGCGAGCTTAGAGTCTTTCCTCAAGCCGTAGTAGATGTTGGTGACTATGCAACAGGCGAAGAAGAAGGAGAGGAAGAGGAAGAGGAAGAGGAAGAGAAGAACAAGAGTAACTGAAACTTGAGTCTGTATCATCCACGTAGGGAGAAACAAATGCTGCTTTTGAAGTTAGTTTATCAGTTTATTTATTTAAAAGTCTTATGTAACAAGATGTTTAATCTAAACCAATCTGAACCAAACGCTTGTGGCTTGGTGGTAAAGGAGGTACAGCTGTACTGTCCGACACCCGGGTTCGAACCTTGGCCACAACGGATTTAACATCCCTTCCGTTGGGGCGCTGGACCCCTACGGGTATAGTTGGGAATGCAGCTGCTCAGATACCAGAGTTACAAAAAAAAAAAAAAAAGAGATGTTTAATCTAATGAACGAACACACTTTGTTGTCTTGCTATAAATCCTTGTTTTTAACGGTTTAGAACAGTGATAAAAATACTGTTGGTTGTTTATCATTCATGTGTTATTTGTAATTTTGTATTCCACACAAGAGAGCGTTAACAAAAAGAGAACGAGATAAAGTATTTGGTATCACTAGGGATTAACCCGGGCTACGCCCGGAATTTTTTATTTTTTTCTAATTTAAGTTGTTAAATTATTTATATTTAGGTTATGATATACATTTATATAAATGTTAAGATGCATGTCATAATTAAAATTTATTTTTAAATTTTAATACGTTAAATTAACATATTTTTTACTATTTAAATATTTTTTTTGTAATTTTGTTGGCTATCTAGTTATCATATTTAGCAAAACTATATGTTGAGTGTTGGAATAAATGTTTTAGATATTTAATTAAACTGCANNNNNNNNNNNNNNNNNNNNNNNNNNNNNNNNNNNNNNNNNNNNNNNNNNNNNNNNNNNNNNNNNNNNNNNNNNNNNNNNNNNNNNNNNNNNNNNNATATTTTTTAAAAAATAATTTAAGATATTATATATTGAGTAACTGAATAAAAGCTGAATTTCTTATCTTGAAAATGAAATATTTATATTTTTGTCTTCATGTTATACTCACCAATACAGCATTGACATTTATAACTCAGTATGTTTTTAACAAAACTTAGTTTTAAGTAATAAACGAATTTAATAAATTAAATTCATCACCTATAATGTTCTGTAAACTATATTTGAAAACTCTCTAAAATTATATTTTAAGAATAATATTACTATTGTTTAATTTAAGTTATTTTAAGCATAATATATGCTAAACCAACTTAAATTATATTTACAATAGGATCATCATAAACCGGTTAATAAACCAAAAACAATACTAAACCAACATGAACCAATACCTGATTCGGCGAGGAAAGAAGTGTTTCGGGATAAACGTTTGAATGGTTATTAACTGTAATGGTTTGATCATGAAAGAGTTAGTATGAATATTAACAATAAATTTATGGATTAGATTAATTTAAATTCGTAAGAATACCTTTGAGTATAGAAAAAGCAATTCAATTCCCATCAATAAGTTTGGCTTTTGGAAGTTGCGGGTTTCCCAACAATGAATCCACCTAACAAAAAGTTCGTTGTTATAAAAAAATCTCATTCAAGGTCATTAAAAGTTTTTGGTACGACAAGAGTTGATGGTGGAACCATTTTTTTGCTCGAGTGCTTTGAAGTTTTCCTTGATAGTGTGAGGTTGATGTTGATGGAATAATAAATTTTATAGGGACTTTCTTGATGTAAAACTATACATTTGTTTTGTTTAGTGTGGTATTTCCATTTTTATATAATCTTTTTATTTACTTAATATCATAGATGTACATTTTAAGATAGATGTTTAAATCTTAAAGTACTTTTTTCATTGTTTAAAACATTTTATATATAATTCATATATTTATATATTTATAATATTTACTTATTATTTATTTTTCTTTATATTGTGTATTTCTATTTCTTATACTTTCTATTTACTAATAATTTTATATTTTAAGATAGATTTACATTTTAAGATGGATGTTTAATGCTTAATGAACTTTTTTCATTTTTTTTTAAAAATTGTGTATTTACTTATTATTATATATATAATTCATATATTATATATTTACATTATTTACTTATTATTTATTTTCTGTGTATGTATTTTCATTTCTTGTACTTTTTATTTACTTAATATCTCTATTTTACATTTTAAGATAGATGTTTAAATCCTAATTTACATTTTCCATTTTCTTTAAATTGTATATTTCCATTTGTTATACTTTCTATTTACGTAATATCTATATTTTAAATTTTAAGATATATTTTTAAATCTTAATGTAATTTTCCATTTTTAAATTGTGTATTTACTTATATTATATATTTACTTTCTTTTTTTTTATATTATGTATTTCTATTTCTTATACTTTCTATTTACTAATAATTTTATATTTTAAGATAGATTTACATTTTAAGATATATGTTTAAATACTAAAGTACTTTTTCCATTTTTTTAATTGTGTATTTCCTTTTCTTATACTTTCTATTTGCTCAATATCTATATTTTACATTTTAAAATAGATGTTTAATATTTAATGTACTCTTTACATATTTTAAAATTATGCATTTACTTATTATTGTATNNNNNNNNNNNNNNNNNNNNNNNNNNNNNNNNNNNNNNNNNNNNNNNNNNNNNNNNNNNNNNNNNNNNNNNNNNNNNNNNNNNNNNNNNNNNNNNNNNNNNNNNNNNNNNNNNNNNNNNNNNNNNNNNNNNNNNNNACTATACATTTTTCAGATATATGTTTAATTTAGGCTTTTCCATTTTTATATTATATATTTACTTATTGTTTATCTTTTCTTATTTTGTATATTTATTTATTCTAAATTTCTTGTTTTATATCAATGATAATATTACGATATATATCTAATGTAATATTTTTATTTGTTATATACTATATTTGCTTATTATTTTTTATTTTATTTTATATTTATTTATTCTAATATTACGATAAATATTTAATATAATATTTCTATTTCTTATATTGTGTGTTTAGTTATTATTTAATATACTATACATTTTTTAGATATATGTTTAATTTAGTTTTTTTATTTCTTAATTATATATTTACTTATTATTTATTTTTTTATATTGTATATTTACTTATTATTGTTTAATACAATGATTCTATTTCTTATATTGTTTATTTACTTATTGTTTTTTTTTATTATATTGCAAATTTACTTATTATTTATTTTCTATTTTTTAAATAATAATGCCACGTGTCATTTTTAGGAAGAATTTTGTTTTGCTGATGTGGACGCTCTATGGAGCCTCAAAATGTCCCTTTTATTAGTAAGGATTTTTCTATTTTTATGTTGTATGTTTAAATATTATTTTTTAAAAATAAAAATGTAAAATGGTAATCTTACATATGTTTAATGTAGTATTTTCATTTTTTATGTTGTATGTTTACATATATTTATTATTTTCGAAATTATATATAATGTTTTTGTTTTTTTTTTATAAAACGGTAATGTTACATTATGGAGATAAGCCATCTTTTTTTAAGTAAATGGTAATCTTACATATGTTTAATGTAGTATTTNNNNNNNNNNNNNNNNNNNNNNNNNNNNNNNNNNNNNNNNNNNNNNNNNNNNNTTATATATTTTTCCTTATATTGCAAATTTACTTATTATTTATTTTCTATTTTTAAATAATAATGCCACATGTCATATTTTGGGAGAATTTTTTTCGCTGACGTGGACGCTCTACGGAGCCTCAAAAGGTCCTTTTTATTAGTATAGATTATTTATTTTTTTATTATATTGCAAATTTACTTATTATTTATTTTCTATTTTTTAAATAATAATGTCACGTGTCATCTTTAGGGAGAATTTTGTTTCGCTGATGTGGACGCTCTATGGAGCCTCAAAANNNNNNNNNNNNNNNNNNNNNNNNNNNNNNNNNNNNNNNNNNNNNNNNNNNNNNNNNNNNNNNNNNNNNNNNNNNNNNNNNNNNNNNNNNNNNNNNNNNNNNNNNNNNNNNNNNNNNNNNNNNNNNNNNNNNNNNNNNNNNNNNNNNNNNNNNNNNNNNNNNNNNNNNNNNNNNNNNNNNNNNNNNNNNNNNNNNNNNNNNNNNNNNNNNNNNNNNNNNNNGTGAAAAAATGGTAATTTTACATATGTTTAATGTAGTTTTTCCATTTCTTATGCTGTATGTTTCCATATTATTTATAATTTTCGAAAATTAGTAATAGTAAAATGAAAAACTATATTTTATGCCACATGTCATCTTTCGGAAGAAGTTTTTTTGTTGATGTGGACGCTCTACGGAGCCTCAAAAGGTCCATTTTATTAGTATTTAAGTGAAAAAATGGTAATTTTACATATGTTTAATGTAGTTTTTCCATTTTTTATGCTGTATGTTTACATATTATTTATAATTTTCGAAAATTAGTAATAGTAAAATGAAAAACTATATTTTATGCCACATGTCATCTTTCGGAAGAAGTTTTTTTTGCTGATGTGGACGCTCTATGGAGCCTCAAAATGTCCCTTTTTTAGTAAGGATTTTTCTATTTTTATGTTGTATGTTTACATATTATTTTTTAAAAACTAAAAATGTAAAATGGTAATCTTACATATGTTTAATGTAGTATTTTCATTTTTTATGTTGTATGTTTACATATATTTATTATTTTCGAAATTATATATAATGTNNNNNNNNNNNNNNNNNNNNNNNNNNNNNNNNNNNNNNNNNNNNNNNNNNNNNNNNNNNNNNNNNNNNNNNNNNNNNNNNNNNNNNNNNNNNNNNNNNNNNNNNNNNNNNNNNNNNNNNNNNNNNNNNNNNNNNNNNNTTTACATATTATTTATAATTTTCGAAAATTAGTAATAGTAAAATGAAAAACTATATTTTATGCCACATGTCATCTTTCGGAAGAATTTTTTTGCTGATGTGGACGCTCTACGGAGCCTCAAAAGGTCCCTTTTATTAGTATTTAAGTGAAAAAATGGGAATTTTACATATGTTTAATGTAGTTTTTTCATTTTTTATGCTGTATGTTTACATATTATTTATAATTTTCGAAAATTATAATAGTAAAATGAAAAACTATATTTTATGCCACATATCATCTTTCGGAAGAAGTTTTTTTGATTATGTGGACGTTCTACGGAGCCTCAAAAGGTCCATTTTATTAGTATAGATTGTACTTTGAATACTCGGTTTAAGTTAGAAGGTTTCAGCTTTGGTCACGTGACGGGAAGGGTTAATTTGTTAGAAATAATAAGTATAAGCCCAATTTGAACAAATTAAAAAGTCACGAGGTGTTTTTAGAAATATGTTTAGACTGGCTAAGCCAAGTGTTCTTCTCTGTTATTTTCGCCGGCGTTTAGCGGCGGAAAGTTCAATCCTTTCCCTAC
Coding sequences within:
- the LOC106293671 gene encoding B3 domain-containing protein At1g16640; the protein is MAAPDEDQRFIKPFISHKSAKSLAIPLAFNEYFPDPLPNTVELLDYYGRSWTIRMKKRGETVFLTVGWENFVKDNELEDGKMMEFIYDCDRTFYVVIFGHGGVSELRVFPQAVVDVGDYATGEEEGEEEEEEEEEKNKSN